One window from the genome of Chroococcidiopsis sp. TS-821 encodes:
- a CDS encoding nitrate ABC transporter ATP-binding protein (This model describes the ATP binding subunits of ATP-binding cassette (ABC) transporters for nitrate transport, or for bicarbonate transport, in bacteria and archaea.), with protein MKVFVEVDHVDQEFVLPNGGTYVALRNIELKIQQGEFVSLIGHSGCGKSTLLNIIAGLNRPARGGVLLEGRQVTKPGPDRMVVFQNYSLLPWLTVRENIALAVDEVMSNVPKGERRGIVEQHIDLVGLRHAANKRPGEISGGMKQRVAIARALSIRPKLLLLDEPFGALDALTRSGLQDQLMKICEENHMTCVMVTHDVDEALLLSDRIVMLTNGPESHIGQILEVPFPRPRHRLEVVNHPNYYSLRNEIVYFLNQQKRAKQRKAQQAVAIARNGLEKVNLEIGFIPLTDCAPLVVAKEKGFFEKYGLDEVILSREPSWKAISEGVATRRLDAAQMTAGMPLAMTLGMGGKAPLPTITGLVLARNGNSITLSKRFYDEGVRTLADFKAAIARTPDKVHTLGMVHPASMHNLMLRYWLSSADIDPDLDVSLTVIPPPQMVSNLKAGNIDGYCVGEPWNSRAIKENLGFAIATDLDIWNGHVEKVLGVREDWANQHPETHLALIKALLEACEYCDDRRNREEIVALLAQPQYIGVAPEYIRPGFIDEYDRGNGTEPQMLLRYNQFYVDRTNCPYRVEGLWMMTQLARWGITPFPKNWIEILDRVQRVDLFGAAARDLDLLDIEPDRGSIHFFDGTVFNPDDPIRYLNSLKFKRNVRIEEVVIDATPAAV; from the coding sequence ATGAAAGTATTTGTAGAAGTCGATCACGTCGATCAAGAATTTGTGTTACCGAATGGTGGCACTTATGTTGCGCTACGCAATATTGAACTGAAAATTCAACAAGGCGAATTTGTCTCGTTGATTGGACACTCTGGGTGTGGTAAATCTACGCTACTGAACATTATTGCAGGGCTAAATCGTCCGGCGCGAGGTGGGGTATTACTCGAAGGGCGACAAGTTACCAAGCCAGGTCCCGATCGCATGGTCGTATTTCAAAATTACTCGTTACTACCTTGGCTAACGGTACGCGAAAACATTGCTTTAGCCGTCGATGAAGTAATGAGCAATGTACCAAAAGGCGAACGCCGCGGCATTGTTGAACAACATATTGATTTAGTCGGGCTGCGTCATGCGGCGAATAAACGCCCAGGGGAAATTTCAGGGGGGATGAAACAGCGAGTGGCGATCGCCCGCGCCCTCTCAATTCGCCCCAAATTACTCTTACTCGACGAACCGTTTGGCGCACTCGATGCTTTGACGCGCAGTGGCTTGCAAGATCAGTTGATGAAGATCTGCGAGGAAAACCATATGACGTGCGTGATGGTGACGCACGATGTCGATGAAGCATTGCTGTTATCCGATCGCATTGTGATGCTGACGAATGGACCCGAATCGCATATCGGGCAAATTCTCGAAGTTCCCTTTCCACGTCCGCGCCATCGCTTAGAAGTTGTGAATCACCCGAATTACTACAGCTTGCGCAACGAAATTGTTTATTTCCTCAATCAGCAAAAACGCGCGAAACAGCGTAAAGCACAGCAAGCGGTAGCGATCGCCCGCAACGGTTTAGAAAAAGTCAATCTCGAAATCGGCTTTATTCCTTTAACCGATTGTGCGCCGTTGGTAGTCGCCAAAGAGAAGGGCTTTTTTGAGAAATACGGTTTAGATGAAGTGATTCTATCGCGCGAACCGAGTTGGAAAGCGATTTCCGAAGGTGTTGCAACGCGTCGCCTCGATGCAGCGCAAATGACCGCAGGAATGCCCTTAGCTATGACCTTGGGAATGGGTGGTAAAGCCCCGCTCCCGACTATTACAGGGTTAGTTTTAGCACGCAATGGTAATTCGATTACGCTCAGCAAGCGGTTTTATGACGAAGGAGTGCGGACACTTGCTGATTTTAAAGCGGCGATCGCGCGCACGCCGGATAAAGTTCATACTTTAGGCATGGTGCATCCCGCATCGATGCACAACTTAATGCTGCGCTACTGGCTTTCTTCAGCAGATATCGACCCCGACTTAGATGTGAGTCTAACGGTGATTCCGCCACCGCAAATGGTCTCAAACCTCAAAGCTGGTAACATTGATGGCTACTGCGTGGGCGAACCTTGGAATTCTCGCGCGATTAAAGAAAACTTAGGTTTTGCGATCGCGACAGATTTGGATATCTGGAATGGACATGTCGAGAAAGTTTTAGGTGTTCGCGAAGATTGGGCAAATCAGCACCCCGAAACGCACCTAGCTTTAATTAAAGCCTTGCTCGAAGCGTGCGAATACTGCGACGATCGCCGCAATCGCGAAGAAATTGTCGCGCTATTAGCCCAGCCGCAGTACATCGGCGTTGCACCAGAGTACATCCGCCCTGGATTCATCGACGAATACGATCGCGGTAACGGTACGGAACCTCAAATGCTGTTGCGCTACAACCAATTTTACGTCGATCGCACGAACTGTCCTTATCGCGTTGAGGGGCTGTGGATGATGACGCAATTGGCTCGTTGGGGAATTACGCCTTTCCCGAAAAACTGGATCGAAATTTTAGACCGCGTGCAGCGTGTCGATTTATTCGGTGCAGCAGCAAGAGACCTCGACTTATTAGACATAGAACCCGATCGCGGTTCGATTCATTTCTTTGATGGCACAGTGTTCAATCCAGACGACCCAATTCGCTATCTCAACAGTCTCAAATTCAAGCGCAATGTGCGAATTGAAGAAGTTGTCATTGATGCAACGCCAGCAGCCGTGTAA
- a CDS encoding molybdopterin oxidoreductase family protein, translating into MTDTTRTLCPYCGVGCGLEVSPPAQPGKAINRDSQGNPIWKVKGDRNHPSSQGMVCVKGATIAEAIDKNRLRYPMLRDSLDEPFRRVSWDEAYQCIVHRIQSVCATQGADAVCMYGSGQMQTEDYYVAQKLLKGCLGTNNFDSNSRLCMSSAVAGYVQSLGADGPPCCYEDLDLTDCAFIIGSNAAECHPIVFNRLQKHHKKNHNVVKMIVVDPRRTPTAEVADLHLAIHPGTDIDLLNGIAHLLLRWGYFDSEFVSECTANFPAFAEVISHYPPEVVASKCGVSVADLETAARYWGTSKRVLSLWSMGVNQSTEGTAKVRSIINLHLMTGQIGKPGCGPFSLTGQPNAMGGREVGGLCNLLPGYRHVQNAQDRAEVEQFWGIPAGRISPHWGRTAWEMITGLETGDVGLLWIVATNPAVSLPDVKRAQAALLRSPFTVYQDAYYPTETAAYAHLLLPAAQWGEKTGTMTNSERVVTLCQAFRPPVGEAQPDWAIIAEVGRRLGFADKFPFTNSAEVFAEYVQLTCDRPCDMTGMSHAKLAQSPLQWPCPDTWANRDSQRLYTDLRFATPDGRARFSAYHSKGLTEPPDNEYPFVLTTGRLYGHWHTQTRTGRIEKIKQMHPQPFLEIHPRDAAKLEIQENDLVEVRSRRGTVKFPAKVTKAIAPGTVFVPMHWGALWGDETEANALTHPECDPDSHQPELKACAVQLAKVVQKTKIDQTDAYPQYPHQFLPATF; encoded by the coding sequence ATGACTGATACAACTAGAACCCTCTGTCCTTATTGTGGTGTAGGCTGTGGTTTGGAGGTGTCGCCGCCAGCACAGCCAGGGAAGGCAATTAATCGAGATAGTCAGGGTAATCCGATTTGGAAGGTAAAAGGCGATCGCAATCATCCTTCGAGTCAAGGAATGGTCTGTGTCAAAGGCGCAACCATCGCAGAAGCAATCGACAAAAACCGCTTGCGTTACCCGATGCTACGCGACTCGTTAGATGAGCCGTTTCGTCGTGTCAGTTGGGATGAAGCTTATCAGTGCATTGTCCATCGCATTCAATCAGTCTGCGCGACTCAAGGAGCCGATGCAGTATGCATGTACGGTTCAGGGCAAATGCAAACCGAGGATTATTACGTGGCGCAAAAGCTGCTCAAAGGTTGCTTAGGGACAAATAACTTTGACTCGAATTCGCGTTTGTGTATGTCATCAGCGGTTGCGGGGTATGTACAAAGTTTGGGTGCAGATGGTCCGCCGTGCTGTTATGAAGATCTAGACTTAACCGACTGCGCGTTTATTATTGGTTCTAACGCCGCTGAATGTCACCCGATTGTTTTTAATCGCCTGCAAAAACACCACAAGAAAAACCACAACGTTGTCAAAATGATTGTGGTCGATCCGCGTCGTACTCCTACCGCCGAAGTTGCCGATTTACATTTGGCAATCCATCCAGGGACAGATATCGATCTACTTAATGGCATTGCGCATCTGTTATTGCGTTGGGGCTATTTCGATTCTGAGTTTGTTAGCGAGTGTACGGCGAACTTTCCAGCGTTTGCTGAAGTGATTTCGCACTATCCGCCTGAAGTTGTCGCGAGCAAGTGTGGCGTATCGGTTGCAGATTTGGAAACTGCCGCACGGTACTGGGGAACCAGCAAACGCGTGTTGTCGCTGTGGTCGATGGGTGTAAATCAATCAACAGAAGGCACAGCAAAAGTCCGCAGCATCATTAACTTGCACTTGATGACAGGTCAAATCGGCAAACCTGGATGCGGTCCATTTTCACTCACCGGTCAACCGAATGCAATGGGCGGGCGCGAAGTGGGAGGCTTGTGTAATTTATTACCAGGCTACCGTCACGTCCAAAATGCTCAAGATAGAGCAGAAGTCGAGCAATTTTGGGGCATTCCCGCAGGCAGAATTTCACCACATTGGGGGCGGACTGCGTGGGAAATGATAACAGGGTTGGAAACGGGAGATGTCGGGTTGCTGTGGATTGTCGCTACAAACCCAGCGGTGAGTTTACCCGATGTCAAGCGCGCGCAAGCTGCATTACTGCGATCGCCATTTACGGTGTATCAAGATGCGTATTACCCCACCGAAACCGCCGCGTATGCACATTTACTCCTCCCTGCGGCGCAATGGGGTGAAAAAACAGGCACAATGACGAATTCTGAACGCGTTGTCACGTTGTGTCAGGCGTTTCGTCCGCCCGTTGGCGAAGCTCAGCCTGATTGGGCAATTATTGCCGAAGTTGGACGACGTTTAGGATTTGCTGACAAGTTTCCTTTTACAAACTCGGCGGAAGTTTTTGCTGAATACGTGCAACTGACCTGCGATCGCCCCTGCGATATGACAGGAATGAGTCACGCTAAGTTAGCCCAATCTCCCCTACAATGGCCTTGTCCAGATACATGGGCAAACAGAGATTCTCAAAGGTTATACACCGATTTGCGGTTTGCGACACCCGATGGACGCGCGCGATTTAGTGCTTATCACTCTAAGGGACTTACCGAACCACCGGATAATGAGTATCCGTTTGTACTAACAACTGGAAGATTATACGGTCACTGGCACACGCAGACGCGCACAGGGAGAATTGAGAAAATTAAGCAAATGCACCCACAACCATTTCTTGAAATTCATCCGCGCGATGCAGCGAAGTTAGAAATTCAAGAAAACGACTTAGTCGAAGTGCGATCGCGACGCGGAACCGTCAAATTTCCCGCAAAAGTTACCAAAGCGATCGCGCCTGGTACAGTTTTTGTCCCAATGCACTGGGGCGCACTCTGGGGCGATGAAACCGAAGCTAACGCACTAACGCACCCTGAATGCGATCCTGATTCCCATCAACCGGAACTCAAAGCTTGTGCAGTACAACTAGCGAAAGTTGTCCAGAAAACTAAGATCGATCAAACTGACGCATATCCGCAGTACCCCCACCAATTTTTACCCGCTACTTTCTAA
- a CDS encoding helix-turn-helix transcriptional regulator codes for MPTKSPKKSVAAPEKTAECGISKLSPEALGLMAEFFKVLSEVSRLQIVCSLKTGPKNVTEIIAETELGQANVSKHLKMLTQAGIVAREQRGVCVYYQIANPLLFELCDLVCNTLIAQVEQQSLQLQQLSSLRKNG; via the coding sequence ATGCCTACGAAGTCGCCTAAAAAGTCAGTTGCTGCGCCAGAAAAAACCGCAGAGTGTGGTATTTCTAAACTCTCCCCTGAAGCGCTGGGCTTGATGGCAGAATTCTTCAAAGTTTTGTCAGAAGTGAGTCGGTTGCAGATCGTCTGTTCCTTAAAAACTGGTCCTAAGAATGTCACTGAAATCATTGCAGAAACAGAATTAGGACAGGCAAATGTCTCAAAGCATTTAAAAATGCTCACCCAAGCAGGTATTGTGGCACGGGAACAGCGTGGTGTATGCGTTTATTATCAAATTGCTAATCCACTTCTGTTTGAACTGTGCGATTTAGTTTGCAATACTTTGATCGCGCAAGTAGAACAGCAAAGTCTACAGCTACAGCAACTGTCATCATTACGCAAGAACGGTTAG
- a CDS encoding rhodanese-like domain-containing protein, whose amino-acid sequence MTSTPEKQLTDRRDRLKTIDVHTLKQLLDRQAVNLVDVREPAENAREKIAGSVLMPLSNFNPADVPFAPEKPTVLYCRTGNRSAQAAQKLFAAGVNEVEHLEGGLTAWIEAGYPTQVNKKAPISLMRQVQIVAGSLVLIGTLLGAFVSLWFLILSGFVGAGLMFAGITDTCALGMLLAKMPWNQRYR is encoded by the coding sequence ATGACAAGTACACCGGAAAAGCAGTTAACTGATCGCCGCGATCGCTTAAAAACTATCGACGTGCATACTCTCAAACAGTTACTCGATCGCCAAGCTGTCAATTTAGTAGATGTTCGCGAACCTGCTGAAAACGCCAGAGAAAAAATTGCAGGTTCAGTGTTGATGCCCTTATCAAACTTCAACCCAGCTGATGTACCATTTGCGCCTGAAAAGCCTACTGTACTCTATTGCCGTACAGGAAATCGCTCAGCACAAGCGGCACAAAAATTGTTTGCTGCTGGTGTAAACGAAGTAGAACATTTGGAAGGTGGATTAACCGCGTGGATAGAAGCAGGCTATCCAACTCAAGTGAATAAGAAAGCACCCATTAGTCTGATGCGGCAAGTACAAATTGTTGCAGGTTCGCTTGTCCTCATTGGTACTTTACTGGGAGCGTTTGTCTCTTTGTGGTTCTTAATTTTGAGCGGGTTTGTGGGTGCTGGATTAATGTTTGCCGGAATTACAGATACCTGTGCATTAGGAATGCTACTTGCCAAGATGCCTTGGAATCAAAGATACCGTTAA
- the ntrB gene encoding nitrate ABC transporter permease yields the protein MTTLGSRAPRSRNQQKTMSFVTKYVVPPLIAIAVFLIVWQLLFSGPDANLPGPITVLRETWDPLIINPFFDYGGTNKGLGLQILASLGRVAIGFSLAAIVGIALGILIGISPFIYRAVDPIFQVLRTVPPLAWLPLSLAAFQQANPSAIFVIFITAIWPIIINTTVGVQQIPQDYRNVARVLRLSGPKFFWKILLPSAVPYIFTGLRIGIGLSWLAIVAAEMLTGGVGIGFFIWDAYNSSRLSEIILALIYVGIVGLILDRLVAFVASKVVPEEQKA from the coding sequence ATGACAACACTTGGTAGCCGCGCCCCCAGAAGTAGAAATCAGCAAAAGACAATGTCTTTTGTGACGAAATACGTCGTACCGCCACTGATTGCGATCGCTGTTTTTTTAATCGTTTGGCAGCTACTTTTTTCAGGTCCAGATGCCAATTTACCAGGTCCAATTACGGTACTTCGAGAAACATGGGACCCTTTGATTATCAACCCGTTTTTTGATTACGGTGGAACAAATAAAGGCTTAGGTTTGCAAATTCTCGCTAGTTTGGGGCGCGTTGCGATCGGCTTTTCCTTAGCGGCGATTGTGGGAATTGCGTTAGGGATTCTCATTGGCATTAGTCCGTTTATCTATCGCGCAGTTGACCCTATATTTCAAGTGTTGCGGACTGTACCACCTTTGGCATGGCTACCGCTGTCACTCGCAGCATTTCAACAGGCGAACCCTTCAGCAATTTTCGTGATTTTTATTACAGCAATTTGGCCCATTATCATTAACACGACCGTGGGCGTGCAACAAATTCCCCAAGATTATCGCAACGTTGCGAGAGTGCTGCGTCTATCGGGACCAAAGTTTTTCTGGAAAATCTTACTTCCGTCTGCGGTTCCCTATATTTTTACAGGTTTGAGAATTGGGATTGGTTTATCTTGGCTGGCGATCGTCGCCGCAGAAATGCTCACAGGTGGTGTAGGAATTGGCTTCTTTATCTGGGATGCTTACAACAGTTCGCGATTGAGTGAAATTATCCTCGCGCTAATTTATGTCGGTATTGTTGGTCTAATTCTCGATCGACTCGTGGCTTTTGTCGCTTCCAAAGTCGTTCCAGAAGAGCAAAAGGCTTAA
- a CDS encoding sulfite exporter TauE/SafE family protein yields the protein MLIAIIGHLLAICIGISLGLIGGGGSILAAPILIYVMSVPPQSAFAMTLVIVGFASVIGAIPHWRQGNVNLNTVILFSPAAMLGAYLGARLVSLPFITPTIQLITFGVVMLIASITMIRKGSKPAESTSKKADRHTHHLFVPRWLAIALEGLAVGVLTGFIGIGGGFLVIPALVLLGNVPMKEAVGTSLIILALKSVTGFAGYVGNVPIDWNLLISFTLASSFGILVGSYLNQFVSAKQLEKGFGYFVLAVAIFVLIRR from the coding sequence ATGTTAATCGCCATTATTGGGCACTTACTAGCAATTTGTATTGGCATCAGTCTCGGTTTAATTGGTGGCGGCGGCTCAATTCTCGCAGCACCTATTCTCATTTATGTTATGTCAGTTCCACCACAATCGGCGTTTGCTATGACGCTGGTGATTGTTGGTTTCGCAAGTGTAATTGGTGCTATCCCGCATTGGAGGCAAGGAAATGTTAATTTAAACACAGTTATTTTGTTTTCACCCGCAGCGATGCTGGGAGCCTATTTAGGCGCGCGGCTTGTCTCACTTCCATTTATTACTCCTACCATTCAACTCATTACCTTTGGGGTGGTGATGCTAATTGCATCAATCACAATGATCCGCAAAGGAAGCAAGCCAGCTGAAAGCACTTCAAAGAAAGCCGATCGCCACACCCATCACTTGTTTGTACCCAGGTGGCTAGCGATCGCTCTAGAAGGGTTAGCAGTTGGTGTATTAACAGGTTTTATCGGGATTGGCGGTGGATTTTTAGTTATTCCTGCGTTAGTTCTATTGGGAAATGTTCCCATGAAAGAAGCTGTAGGAACGTCACTCATTATTCTGGCGCTTAAATCCGTGACTGGATTTGCTGGATATGTTGGTAACGTTCCCATTGATTGGAATCTGCTGATTTCATTCACACTTGCTTCAAGTTTTGGAATTCTCGTGGGAAGCTATCTTAATCAGTTTGTTAGTGCTAAACAGCTGGAGAAAGGGTTTGGTTACTTTGTTTTAGCAGTTGCTATCTTTGTTTTGATTCGACGTTAA
- a CDS encoding FAD/NAD(P)-binding oxidoreductase: MSSTAQKTQNIQQSHLTTQNLSSNDTTALPVKHHQIVIVGGGAAGITVAAQLLKRDRALDVAIIEPSDKHYYQPGWTLVGGGIAPISKFIRDEKAVIPKGATWIQNRVTKLEPDRNIVITQEGEIEYDYLVVCPGIQIDWHLIKGLKEALGKNGVTSNYSKDYAPYTWETIKNFKGGNAIFTHPATPIKCGGAPQKVMYLADDIFKSNKVDATVMFCTAGASMFSVPEYSASLDKVVARRQIVTKFKHNLKEIKADTQEAIFAVTTDSGTEEVSLHYDMIHVAPPMSAPDFIKHSPLAGAGGWVDVDKETLQHTRYANVFALGDASSLPTSKTAAAARKQAPVAVHNLLALIRSKPLSAKYDGYTCCPLITGYNSAIMAEFAYGGKLAPSFPLDPTQERYSMYLAKARVLPWLYWNRMLKGKGFEADILKPINKLVRR, encoded by the coding sequence GTGTCATCCACTGCACAAAAAACTCAAAATATTCAACAATCTCACCTGACAACCCAAAACCTCTCGTCGAACGATACAACTGCGCTACCTGTCAAACACCATCAAATTGTCATTGTCGGAGGCGGCGCTGCTGGCATTACTGTTGCGGCTCAACTGCTCAAACGCGATCGCGCGCTCGACGTTGCTATTATCGAACCCTCTGACAAACACTACTACCAACCTGGCTGGACTCTTGTTGGTGGAGGTATTGCACCAATTTCCAAGTTTATTCGAGATGAAAAAGCCGTCATTCCTAAAGGAGCAACCTGGATTCAAAACCGCGTAACAAAACTAGAACCCGATCGCAATATTGTTATTACACAAGAGGGAGAAATTGAATACGATTACCTAGTTGTGTGTCCAGGAATTCAAATCGATTGGCATTTGATCAAAGGGTTGAAAGAAGCACTCGGAAAAAATGGAGTTACGAGTAATTATTCCAAAGACTATGCTCCCTACACTTGGGAAACCATCAAAAACTTTAAAGGCGGCAATGCCATTTTCACCCATCCTGCCACTCCAATCAAATGTGGTGGTGCCCCTCAGAAGGTCATGTACCTAGCAGATGATATTTTCAAAAGCAACAAAGTTGATGCCACCGTTATGTTTTGCACAGCTGGTGCATCAATGTTTTCTGTTCCAGAATATTCTGCTTCTTTAGACAAAGTGGTAGCGCGACGGCAGATTGTTACCAAGTTTAAGCACAACCTGAAAGAAATTAAGGCAGATACTCAAGAAGCTATCTTTGCAGTGACTACAGATAGCGGTACAGAAGAAGTTAGTCTTCACTACGACATGATTCATGTAGCTCCCCCGATGAGTGCGCCAGATTTTATTAAACACAGCCCACTAGCGGGAGCAGGTGGTTGGGTAGATGTAGATAAAGAGACATTGCAACATACGCGCTATGCTAACGTCTTTGCCTTAGGCGATGCGTCATCTTTACCTACGTCCAAAACCGCAGCAGCAGCACGCAAACAAGCTCCTGTTGCCGTACACAACTTGCTAGCGTTGATTCGCTCTAAACCATTGTCAGCCAAGTACGACGGCTATACTTGTTGTCCTTTAATCACTGGCTATAACTCTGCGATTATGGCAGAGTTTGCGTACGGGGGTAAATTAGCGCCATCTTTTCCCCTCGACCCCACACAGGAACGCTACTCAATGTATTTAGCTAAAGCACGCGTACTACCTTGGTTGTATTGGAATCGAATGCTCAAGGGTAAAGGCTTTGAAGCCGATATTCTCAAGCCTATTAACAAGCTCGTCCGACGGTAG
- a CDS encoding MBL fold metallo-hydrolase, whose translation MLFRQLFDQDTWTYTYLIADPQTREAALVDPVIEKVERDFQLLKELGLKLKFCIETHVHADHITGTGKLRELTNCEGIVPENAQVSCASRLIKHGDVLQVGNIKIQAIATLGHTDSHMAYLVNGDRVLTGDALFIRGCGRTDFQSGDPGTLYDFVTQNLFTLPDETLVYPGHDYRGHTVSTIGEEKQWNPRFAGRTRDQFIELMNNLNLPNPKKIMEAVPANEQCGQVAIAS comes from the coding sequence ATGCTGTTTCGCCAACTATTCGACCAAGATACATGGACGTACACTTACTTAATTGCTGACCCTCAGACGCGAGAGGCAGCACTTGTCGATCCAGTCATTGAGAAAGTCGAACGAGATTTTCAGCTGCTTAAGGAATTGGGGCTAAAGTTGAAATTCTGTATAGAAACACACGTGCATGCTGACCATATTACAGGCACCGGAAAACTTCGCGAACTGACAAACTGTGAAGGAATTGTTCCAGAGAATGCTCAAGTTTCCTGTGCAAGCCGCCTGATCAAGCATGGAGATGTGCTGCAAGTAGGCAACATTAAGATTCAAGCGATTGCAACTTTAGGACACACCGATAGTCACATGGCCTATTTAGTCAATGGTGACAGAGTGCTCACAGGCGATGCACTGTTTATTCGGGGATGCGGACGTACCGATTTTCAAAGCGGAGATCCAGGCACTTTATACGACTTTGTCACGCAAAACTTATTTACTTTACCTGACGAAACGCTTGTTTATCCAGGACACGACTACCGCGGGCACACAGTTTCTACCATTGGTGAAGAAAAGCAATGGAACCCGCGATTCGCAGGACGTACGCGAGATCAGTTCATTGAATTGATGAATAATTTGAACCTGCCCAATCCCAAAAAGATTATGGAAGCAGTTCCGGCAAACGAACAATGCGGTCAAGTTGCCATTGCCAGTTAA
- a CDS encoding nitrate ABC transporter ATP-binding protein (This model describes the ATP binding subunits of ATP-binding cassette (ABC) transporters for nitrate transport, or for bicarbonate transport, in bacteria and archaea.), with the protein MQTLNTTTARKPEVLNGDPFLVIDNVSKIYPTPTGPYTVLDGINLTVYEGEFICLIGHSGCGKSTLLDMVSGFRKPSEGEVRLQTKRITEPGPDRMVVFQNYSLLPWLSAFENVYLGIDSVYPNKPKAEKVAIANEHLALVGLTDAAHKKPRELSGGMKQRVSIARALALRPKVLVLDEPFGALDPITREELQEELLKIWSDHQVTVLMITHDIDEALFLADRLVMMTNGPAANIGEIMNIPFPRPRNRARIMEDPEYYNLRNQALDFLYRRFAHVDE; encoded by the coding sequence ATGCAAACTCTCAACACCACAACAGCTAGAAAACCCGAAGTTCTCAACGGCGATCCGTTTCTGGTGATCGATAACGTTTCTAAAATTTATCCGACACCAACCGGACCCTACACCGTGTTGGATGGAATTAATCTCACAGTTTATGAAGGGGAATTTATTTGTTTAATCGGTCACTCTGGCTGTGGTAAATCGACGCTTTTGGATATGGTGTCGGGATTTCGGAAGCCGAGTGAAGGCGAAGTGCGACTGCAAACCAAGCGAATTACAGAACCAGGTCCCGATCGCATGGTGGTATTTCAGAATTATTCGCTGCTACCTTGGCTGAGTGCGTTTGAAAACGTGTATTTAGGCATTGATTCGGTCTATCCAAATAAACCTAAAGCCGAAAAAGTTGCGATCGCTAACGAACATCTCGCGCTTGTCGGACTTACAGACGCAGCACATAAAAAACCCAGAGAACTCTCCGGCGGGATGAAACAGCGCGTATCAATTGCGCGGGCTTTGGCATTGCGTCCGAAAGTTTTAGTCTTAGACGAACCTTTTGGCGCGCTTGACCCGATTACTCGCGAGGAATTACAAGAAGAATTGCTGAAAATTTGGAGCGATCATCAAGTCACCGTACTGATGATTACGCACGATATCGATGAAGCCTTGTTCTTAGCCGATCGCTTGGTGATGATGACCAACGGTCCTGCGGCAAATATTGGGGAAATTATGAATATTCCATTCCCCCGCCCCCGCAACCGCGCCCGCATTATGGAAGACCCCGAATATTACAACTTACGCAACCAAGCTTTAGACTTCCTCTATCGTCGTTTTGCCCATGTGGATGAGTAG